The DNA sequence GATAAACACCTTGCATCCCAGGTTGCATCCCATAGCTTCCGGCAGGTTGGCTAGCATATCCTCCGGGCATGCCACCTTGGTTCATCGGAGGTGCTCCTATACCTCCCAGCAAATTACCAATTCCCAACCCAGCTCCTTGGGTGGCAAGAATAGCAGTCAAGGCCTGTCCAAGTGCTGGATTAAATGCCTGCGCTGGGCCAGGATTAAACCCAACGGCTGGTCCCGCAGGCGCCATCAAATGTCCTGGAGCCGACCCACCACCAGCTGCAtacttatttttctctttcctggGATGCGAATACTGTGGTTGGTGGTATTGGTGATGCTGTTGATGCCCGCTGAAGGTTTTACCTGGTTTTGGCCCATCAATTGCCTTTTGGCAGTGCAAAGTAATTCCTTCGAAGGTCTTGTACGGCTCCTCCAAAGCCTTCTTAGCACTCTCAACGGACTTGTAAACAAACAGCGCGAAACCTTTCGGCTTACCAGTCTGTTTATCGAGCCCCAGAGGACCATCCTCAACCTCCCCAAACTGCTTAAAGAACTCCAATAGCTTCTCAGGATCAACCTCAGCTGACACATTGCTCACGAAGATCTTCCTTTGGGTGTACTCCGAAACAGGAGGCGCGCTAGGAGGCGGGGCTGGGACGGGGCCCGTGGACGCCAGCTGGCATGAGGTGACGCGGTTGCCAATCTTCTTCTGCGGCTGCTTGAGAGCCCTCCGCGCGCCGCTCCGATGCTTGAACAGGATGAATGCATAGCCCTTCGACTTCCCGGAGACCCTGTCCGTGACCGCCTTGCAGTCCTCGATCTCCCCGTACTTCCCGAAAACTGAAATTAGGGATTCGGCAGTGGCGTCCCAGCCAAGGCCGTGCACGAAGATCTTCCTGTGAGCAGGATCCGCGTCCGCCACCCCTCTCACGCTCTCAATCAAGTCGGGGTACTTAGCCACGGCCTGCTTGAGAACCATAGTCAGCTGCTCCTTAGTGAACGGCTCCAGAAGCTTCTCCACAGGCTCGTCGTCCACGTCACCCACgtcttcctcctcttcattATTCTCCTCCGAAGCTCCATTCGCCTGGGATGCTGCCGGCTCCGACGCGACGCCGCCTCCGCTCGACGCATTTAAATCAATTCGCTCTTCCGGCTCCTGCTCCCGCTCCCGCTCTTCTTCCTCAGCTTCTGGCCTTCCTTGTACCTTCTCCGCCTCCGGTTCTCCGATCTGCGGTTTGACATCCGAAGCCGGATTCTCCTGCGCAGAATCGTCCACGGCCATGCTCTGCGGCTCTTGCTTCGCTGTCTCCTCGGGGACCGGCTCGGGCTGGCTGGCCTGAGAGGGCTCTTGCTGGTCCTGAGGCTCGGCGGGTTTGGCCGGGGAGGGGTCGGAGGATCGAAGCTTTCGCTTCTTGGCCATGGCGGGaaggggggtggtggtggtggtggtggttcggGGATTGGGGGTTCGGTGGAGCTTAGCTAGGGTTTGGCGATGGCGGAATCGGGACTGAATTCAGCAAATGATTGGATCGAGAGAGCTTCGGCGACGTCGACGAAATTCACACCGACTCTTCTTGTTGGTTATGGCTGGGCTGGAGCTCATTCGGATTGGGTTTATGCCGATTTAGAGGCCCGTCAGCCCAAAATAACTCTTCCCTGGCCTGGCCTGGCCcagcccgacccgacccgcatAGGTCCAATAGCTTTCTACAGATAATCTAACATATTTAATAATGTAGCACCAAATTTTGCCTACGAAGACGCCAATACTTTTTATGGCGAGGGCGTCCATGACGCCTGGATCCGACGCTTCGAAAGAACCAGCAAAGGCCTTGCAAAATTCGCGTATATTACTCTAATCTAGTAAAAGTTGTAGTGGTTATAACCTTACATTTATTTCAAATGCTTTTGAAATTTAAGAATACGCACGCTAGGAAAATCGCCCATCTTAGCTCTCGGAGAGAGATTTAACCTTCTGTCGATGCTATAAGAGAATCAAAATCGAAACCACGCCTTTGTATTATTGTTTCATCTGagattatttttgaaaagaaaaatcaaacgtAAGGAGTAAAGaccgaaggaaaaagaaagggagaaagaatgaaagaaaatttgaagaaagagaaatctcaaAGGGCCGAACCATGTCGAACCAGGCACGCACGCCTCGCGTGACATAACCATATCAAACGCCCAAACCAAGCAAGCCAAAatccaaaagtgaaaaataaggagagagagagaagaaccgGCGTCCGATTAATCGCTTCTCACTTGAAAACTACGTGGATCCGACCCCGGGCTACTACAGAGCTCGAGAAGTGTCAGATCCTTCGTCCTCCAGGTAGATTTCCCTCACTCTTCCAATTGTCCATCGATTATcgtcttctttgtttctttgtgcTCTGTTTTGAACCAAATTTTTATAGTTAGTTTGTCGTTTGCTTGCGTTGAGTGAAACGTGGGTTTGCGTCACTTTGCTTTGCTTGATCACAGTGTTTGTGTTTCCTCCATATAAGCTCAGAGGGTAAGAAGCAAAATCATCAGTTCGAGTaaagatgagattttttttttttttttttgggggggtcggGGTTGAATTTGGGAGCTGGAGAGTGCGCAAGCGAGGAACTAATCGAGAAGATGATTTGGTCATCGTTGTAAACCGGATCAATGAGacagaggaaggaaaaaaaaagggtgtctTTTAGA is a window from the Rhodamnia argentea isolate NSW1041297 chromosome 8, ASM2092103v1, whole genome shotgun sequence genome containing:
- the LOC115735285 gene encoding UBP1-associated protein 2B-like, giving the protein MAKKRKLRSSDPSPAKPAEPQDQQEPSQASQPEPVPEETAKQEPQSMAVDDSAQENPASDVKPQIGEPEAEKVQGRPEAEEEEREREQEPEERIDLNASSGGGVASEPAASQANGASEENNEEEEDVGDVDDEPVEKLLEPFTKEQLTMVLKQAVAKYPDLIESVRGVADADPAHRKIFVHGLGWDATAESLISVFGKYGEIEDCKAVTDRVSGKSKGYAFILFKHRSGARRALKQPQKKIGNRVTSCQLASTGPVPAPPPSAPPVSEYTQRKIFVSNVSAEVDPEKLLEFFKQFGEVEDGPLGLDKQTGKPKGFALFVYKSVESAKKALEEPYKTFEGITLHCQKAIDGPKPGKTFSGHQQHHQYHQPQYSHPRKEKNKYAAGGGSAPGHLMAPAGPAVGFNPGPAQAFNPALGQALTAILATQGAGLGIGNLLGGIGAPPMNQGGMPGGYASQPAGSYGMQPGMQGVYQNPQMGQGTSGRPPQGGGPPYMGH